In Pirellula sp. SH-Sr6A, the DNA window ACCCCTGACGCCGGCATATTTCCCAGAATCGAGGAGAATGACGGAGCACCGTAGCACGCTCGCCAACTCGCAGATGAACGCCTGCCTGCCAGGGGGGAGTTAGGCCTGAAATGAGAACGACGAGGTCGACTCTTCGTACGACGCGGAGGTCGATTGAAAATGAGGCGGTGGCACCATGCCGCCGCTGCTTTCGATCGCTTCTTTGCGAACGAACATGGCCCACGTTTCCATCTCGATCTCTAAGATTTCAGAAACGTTTTGCATCGCTTCTGCGTCCCGTTCGACCACGACAGCAGCGATCAACTTCGACATGAAAACATACAGGTCCGTCGTGATCTGAGCAAGCTCATGCTT includes these proteins:
- the fliS gene encoding flagellar export chaperone FliS codes for the protein MDSQEAFLRQEVESATPAKLRFLLLQKAHGLSLVVQDLWKQGKHAEADQWALRIQDIITELLAGVVDPKHELAQITTDLYVFMSKLIAAVVVERDAEAMQNVSEILEIEMETWAMFVRKEAIESSGGMVPPPHFQSTSASYEESTSSFSFQA